In Vibrio bathopelagicus, one DNA window encodes the following:
- a CDS encoding sensor histidine kinase produces the protein MSFVDDYSLTRSSVFKTLVGLFVLVTVINVVVIRQVYKNSDAFHREQLVKQLQDESSEFSYVAQQSKADVEKLLAAKRTSNTQFYYHLTERAAPSTATSTYPVAKYALSETTDILVGDSHRLVIGIDPKVVEEYRNTLIPIVFSGIVLPIAVMLIAALFFTVLISKRLERVNQAMNRVLCGEREVKIAVSKQDDEFDILAIHLNFMIEQMAKNEESLKSLTVGMAHDMRTPMARLKLRLEEVLSDSNLTAEHQEQFSACHDELELILSLFNSMLEIAKLNSGQMAIATERVDLGKIAQDAIEFVSPLAEMKQQKLTFRQDQACEVVGDKSLLFRAVFNLVENAVKYTPDKGEIDVVIDLFGVSVSDNGIGISDSDKVNVCRPMYRADKSRTEFGNGLGLSLVDAVVKRHHAHLIMRDNNPGLRTRLYFSR, from the coding sequence ATGTCCTTCGTCGATGATTACTCCCTTACTCGCTCTTCCGTATTTAAAACTCTAGTTGGATTGTTTGTTCTGGTTACAGTGATTAACGTTGTTGTGATCAGACAGGTTTATAAGAACTCGGATGCTTTCCACCGCGAGCAATTGGTCAAGCAGTTGCAAGATGAGTCTTCGGAATTTAGCTATGTCGCCCAACAGAGCAAAGCTGACGTTGAAAAACTGCTCGCGGCTAAGCGAACCTCTAATACGCAATTTTATTACCACCTGACAGAGCGCGCTGCTCCTTCTACTGCAACATCTACTTATCCAGTAGCAAAATATGCATTGTCAGAGACCACCGATATTCTTGTTGGTGACTCGCATCGTCTTGTCATTGGTATCGACCCCAAAGTGGTTGAAGAGTATCGAAATACCCTTATTCCCATTGTTTTTTCGGGCATCGTCTTGCCTATCGCGGTGATGTTGATTGCGGCGCTGTTTTTTACAGTGCTGATATCAAAACGCTTGGAGCGGGTAAACCAAGCGATGAATCGTGTTCTATGTGGCGAAAGAGAGGTCAAAATAGCGGTCTCTAAGCAAGATGACGAATTCGATATTCTCGCCATCCACCTTAATTTCATGATTGAGCAGATGGCTAAAAATGAAGAGTCATTGAAGTCGCTGACTGTTGGGATGGCTCATGACATGCGCACTCCCATGGCTCGTTTGAAGTTGCGATTAGAGGAAGTCTTATCTGATTCCAACTTAACGGCCGAACATCAGGAGCAGTTTTCCGCTTGTCATGATGAACTTGAACTCATTTTGTCGCTATTTAATAGCATGCTTGAGATCGCCAAGTTAAATAGCGGACAGATGGCGATAGCGACCGAGCGGGTGGATCTTGGAAAAATCGCCCAAGATGCGATTGAATTTGTCAGCCCATTGGCAGAAATGAAGCAACAAAAACTGACTTTTAGGCAAGACCAAGCGTGTGAAGTTGTGGGAGATAAAAGTTTGCTGTTCAGGGCGGTATTCAACTTAGTTGAAAATGCGGTGAAGTACACCCCTGATAAGGGGGAAATTGACGTGGTGATTGATCTGTTTGGCGTGTCGGTATCAGACAATGGAATTGGTATTTCTGACAGCGATAAAGTGAATGTATGCCGTCCTATGTATCGTGCAGATAAGAGTCGGACCGAGTTTGGTAATGGGTTGGGATTATCCTTAGTGGATGCTGTAGTGAAGCGCCACCATGCGCACCTTATCATGAGAGACAATAACCCTGGGTTACGAACTCGCCTTTACTTTTCCCGTTAA
- a CDS encoding response regulator transcription factor, producing MKILIIEDDITTREFVAKGLEEHGYAVDQAEDGKKGLMMALSSEYQLVILDRMLPYLDGMKVLSAIKATEEHLPVLILSAMDSVEDRVNGLQAGSDDYLIKPFALAELIARVDIIINRTQRQPSNDNTLAYDCLEIDLRAHRVTCKNQELLLQPKEFKLIQYFVEHSEQVVSRMRLFEAIWSYHFDPKTNVIDVHVANLRRKLEDAGCPDLLHTVRGAGYVLRR from the coding sequence GTGAAAATACTTATCATCGAAGATGACATCACCACGAGAGAATTTGTTGCTAAAGGTCTTGAAGAGCATGGCTATGCGGTTGATCAAGCCGAAGATGGCAAAAAGGGCTTAATGATGGCTTTGAGCTCAGAGTATCAACTGGTGATTCTGGATCGTATGTTGCCGTATCTAGACGGCATGAAAGTTCTATCTGCTATTAAAGCGACAGAAGAGCATTTACCCGTGCTGATACTCAGCGCCATGGACAGCGTAGAAGACCGTGTGAATGGTTTACAGGCTGGTAGCGATGACTACTTGATTAAACCTTTCGCACTTGCCGAGCTTATCGCCCGCGTCGACATTATTATTAATCGCACTCAAAGGCAGCCTTCTAACGATAATACCTTGGCTTATGATTGCTTAGAAATTGATTTACGAGCGCATCGAGTAACATGCAAAAACCAAGAGCTTTTGCTGCAACCTAAAGAGTTTAAACTGATTCAATATTTTGTTGAGCATAGCGAGCAAGTGGTATCGAGAATGCGCTTGTTTGAGGCTATTTGGAGTTATCACTTTGATCCTAAGACCAATGTGATTGACGTTCATGTCGCTAATCTTAGGCGCAAATTAGAAGACGCCGGTTGTCCTGATTTACTTCACACCGTGAGAGGGGCAGGTTATGTCCTTCGTCGATGA
- a CDS encoding LysR family transcriptional regulator, whose amino-acid sequence MDKFSDMAMFVSIVKHHGLAAAGRELGLSPATMTARLQALEERYGVKLLNRSTRHVSLTDSGELYHKACLEILDNVSEAENLIQNGVKEVKGSLKIAAPKDIGKQYILPILSEFCQQYPDVIPYLYLNDNLSNIAESGMDIVVRYGELVDSSLISRRLSPSRRVLCASPEYLAKHGTPLTPQDLVEHDCLAMLRSNEELKTWHFQDHDMKKSITVVPKRFSDDGEVIRYWALKGEGIALKSVLDVQDDINNQRLVTLLNGYMKNFNTSMSVSSADLNVVYISKKYQPKRIRLFLDFLFERFDTMTER is encoded by the coding sequence ATGGATAAGTTTTCAGACATGGCGATGTTCGTCAGTATCGTCAAGCATCACGGCTTAGCGGCGGCAGGGCGAGAGTTGGGGCTTTCTCCCGCGACCATGACAGCAAGACTTCAGGCGCTTGAAGAACGATATGGTGTGAAGTTGTTGAATCGAAGTACTCGACATGTGTCTTTGACTGACTCAGGCGAGCTGTATCACAAGGCGTGTCTGGAGATATTGGATAACGTCAGCGAAGCTGAAAACCTGATTCAAAATGGTGTCAAAGAGGTCAAAGGCTCATTAAAAATCGCTGCACCGAAGGACATCGGCAAGCAATACATCCTGCCAATCTTGTCTGAGTTTTGTCAGCAGTACCCAGACGTTATCCCTTACCTGTATTTGAACGATAATCTCTCGAATATTGCAGAATCCGGTATGGATATCGTGGTCCGTTATGGCGAGTTGGTCGACAGTAGTTTGATATCCAGACGCTTATCACCAAGCCGCCGCGTGTTGTGTGCCTCGCCTGAATACCTCGCCAAACACGGGACGCCGTTGACGCCACAAGACTTGGTTGAGCATGATTGTTTGGCAATGCTGCGCAGCAATGAAGAACTCAAGACATGGCACTTCCAAGATCATGACATGAAGAAGTCTATCACCGTTGTGCCAAAGCGATTTTCAGATGACGGTGAAGTGATTCGCTACTGGGCTCTGAAAGGCGAGGGTATTGCGCTTAAATCGGTGTTGGATGTGCAGGACGACATCAATAACCAACGCCTTGTGACTCTGCTTAATGGCTACATGAAGAACTTCAATACTTCTATGAGTGTGTCGAGTGCTGATTTGAATGTGGTGTACATCAGCAAGAAGTACCAGCCGAAGCGTATTCGCTTGTTCTTAGATTTTCTGTTTGAGCGGTTTGATACGATGACGGAGAGGTAA
- a CDS encoding SDR family oxidoreductase — MNNELTNQEKNTFVIIGGTSGIGKALAMQLRNESNTVHIASRHTGVDITNEKSLCDYFESIGAFDHLIMTAGSYAPAGKVTDVAIEDAKTAFDTKFWGSLNVAKHAARYMTPNGSITLTTGMLSRKVVAGTYVKTAINAALESVTKVLAKELSPIRVNAVSPGLTMTEAYKNMDESARTTMYDNAKNNLPAGKVGEPSEIAMGYLFAINNSYVTGSIIDIDGGALLG; from the coding sequence ATGAACAACGAACTAACAAACCAAGAAAAGAACACTTTCGTCATCATTGGTGGCACGTCTGGTATCGGTAAGGCATTGGCGATGCAACTAAGAAACGAGAGCAACACGGTACACATCGCCAGTCGACATACCGGTGTCGATATCACTAACGAGAAGTCGCTCTGTGATTACTTCGAATCGATTGGTGCTTTTGATCATTTAATCATGACTGCAGGCTCATACGCTCCGGCAGGAAAAGTGACAGACGTTGCTATCGAAGATGCAAAAACAGCATTTGATACCAAGTTTTGGGGCAGCCTAAACGTCGCCAAACATGCCGCACGCTACATGACACCAAACGGTTCTATCACGCTCACCACGGGCATGTTGTCACGCAAAGTCGTTGCAGGCACTTACGTTAAAACCGCCATCAACGCCGCGCTAGAAAGCGTGACTAAAGTGCTTGCGAAAGAGCTATCACCGATTCGAGTTAATGCTGTCAGCCCCGGCTTAACCATGACAGAGGCATACAAAAACATGGACGAGTCAGCTCGCACAACCATGTACGACAACGCCAAAAACAACCTACCTGCAGGCAAAGTGGGCGAGCCTTCAGAGATCGCTATGGGTTACCTGTTTGCGATTAATAACTCATACGTAACTGGGTCAATTATCGACATCGATGGCGGTGCTCTACTCGGTTAG
- a CDS encoding MFS transporter, which translates to MKQETVHQETIHQEKIPFQVWILTLAAFAIGTAEFVIAGILPQIATSLSITEGQAGYLISAYALAIVIGGPILTIYLARFNKKMVLIGLMALFIIGNVLSALAPSYPLLLASRVIAGLVQGPFYGIGAVVATNLVSEKMAGRAVGQMFAGLTLANVLGVPAGTWVSLQFGWHTTFFTVAALGTIAMISILTSIKSTGHSEAKDIKTQLLAFKNPMLLISLAITAFAWSGFMTLYGYLAPIAMHITGYSQESVTWILVIVGVGLIIGNTLGGRSSDKNLGKASMFWAVAMIASLVVVGLVIDNKILFVAAAFVFGIASFANVPAMQLRVMNHGGEGQELAATANISAFNLANAFGGFLGGMVLDSQLGAGMIPFAAVVVPVIGLLLIAKANKAEKPQSNSIFSPAESK; encoded by the coding sequence ATGAAACAAGAAACCGTCCACCAAGAAACTATCCATCAAGAAAAGATTCCATTCCAAGTTTGGATACTGACACTCGCAGCTTTTGCCATTGGCACCGCTGAATTTGTTATCGCAGGCATCCTTCCGCAAATTGCGACCTCCCTTTCGATCACCGAAGGTCAAGCCGGATACCTAATCAGTGCCTACGCGTTGGCTATCGTTATCGGTGGGCCGATCTTAACCATCTACCTTGCTCGCTTTAACAAGAAGATGGTGCTGATTGGCTTAATGGCATTGTTCATCATCGGTAACGTGTTGTCGGCCTTAGCGCCAAGCTACCCATTACTACTGGCAAGTCGTGTTATTGCAGGCTTAGTCCAAGGTCCTTTCTATGGTATCGGTGCGGTTGTTGCAACCAACTTAGTGTCTGAAAAAATGGCAGGTCGTGCCGTTGGTCAGATGTTCGCAGGCTTAACACTCGCTAACGTTCTTGGCGTTCCCGCGGGTACTTGGGTTAGCTTGCAATTCGGTTGGCACACCACCTTCTTTACCGTGGCAGCGCTTGGCACCATCGCAATGATTTCTATCCTGACATCAATTAAATCTACGGGTCACAGTGAAGCGAAAGACATCAAAACTCAGCTTCTAGCATTCAAAAATCCAATGCTACTGATTAGCTTAGCGATCACCGCTTTTGCTTGGTCTGGCTTCATGACGCTTTACGGCTACCTTGCGCCAATCGCCATGCACATCACAGGTTACAGTCAAGAATCAGTGACTTGGATCTTAGTGATTGTGGGTGTGGGCTTAATCATCGGTAACACTTTGGGCGGACGCTCTTCAGATAAAAACCTAGGCAAAGCTTCAATGTTTTGGGCTGTCGCGATGATCGCTTCATTAGTTGTGGTTGGCCTTGTAATAGACAACAAAATCCTCTTCGTTGCAGCTGCATTTGTCTTTGGTATTGCATCATTTGCGAACGTACCTGCCATGCAGCTTCGAGTGATGAATCACGGTGGCGAAGGGCAAGAACTCGCAGCAACAGCCAATATTTCAGCGTTTAACTTAGCCAATGCCTTCGGTGGATTCCTTGGCGGCATGGTACTCGACAGCCAACTAGGCGCAGGGATGATTCCATTCGCAGCCGTTGTTGTCCCTGTTATTGGCTTGCTGCTTATTGCGAAAGCCAACAAAGCTGAAAAACCACAGAGCAACTCGATCTTCAGCCCAGCGGAAAGCAAGTAA
- a CDS encoding alkene reductase, with product MNKLFETLELKGLELQNRVVMAPMTRARTSQPGNVPNDMMATYYQQRASAGLIITEATQISDDSQGYSFTPGVYTDAQIEGWKGVTTAAKEQGAAIFCQLWHVGRVSHPTFQKGELPIAPSALAPIETQVWISDENGNGNMVDCIQPREMTQADIDRVVQDFADSAKKAIKAGFNGVEIHGGNGYLIDQFLRTNSNKRTDNYGGSRENRLRFLIEVVDAVIDAIGADKVGVRLAPFITFKDMNCPDIVPTILEASKALQERDVAYLHLSEADWDDAPVIPESFRIELRELFSNTIIVAGSYTPERAEEVLSKGYADLVAFGRPFVANPDLVSRLQNGSELSELDGATLFGGNEKGYIDYPAL from the coding sequence ATGAACAAATTATTCGAAACATTAGAACTCAAAGGCCTAGAACTGCAAAACCGTGTCGTGATGGCTCCTATGACACGCGCTCGTACTAGCCAACCTGGCAATGTGCCAAACGATATGATGGCGACCTACTACCAGCAACGCGCCAGTGCAGGGCTAATCATCACCGAAGCAACGCAGATATCAGACGACTCTCAAGGCTACTCATTCACACCCGGCGTTTATACCGATGCACAAATCGAAGGTTGGAAAGGGGTAACAACAGCCGCTAAAGAACAAGGCGCCGCGATATTCTGCCAACTGTGGCACGTAGGTCGAGTGTCTCACCCTACCTTTCAAAAGGGCGAACTGCCGATTGCACCGTCAGCTTTGGCACCAATAGAAACTCAGGTTTGGATTTCTGACGAGAACGGAAACGGCAATATGGTGGACTGCATTCAGCCAAGAGAAATGACTCAAGCTGACATCGATCGTGTGGTTCAAGATTTTGCGGACTCAGCGAAGAAAGCTATCAAAGCAGGGTTTAATGGTGTCGAGATCCACGGCGGCAATGGCTACCTTATCGATCAATTCTTAAGAACCAACTCAAACAAACGCACCGATAACTACGGTGGCAGTCGTGAGAATCGACTTCGCTTTCTGATTGAAGTGGTAGATGCAGTCATTGATGCAATTGGTGCAGATAAGGTGGGCGTGCGTCTGGCTCCATTCATCACCTTCAAAGACATGAACTGCCCAGATATCGTGCCAACAATTTTAGAAGCTTCAAAAGCACTGCAAGAGCGAGACGTTGCTTATCTGCACCTATCAGAAGCCGATTGGGATGACGCACCTGTTATCCCAGAAAGCTTCCGCATCGAACTAAGAGAGTTATTCTCTAACACCATCATCGTCGCAGGTAGCTACACACCAGAACGTGCCGAAGAAGTGCTAAGCAAAGGCTACGCCGATCTCGTCGCATTTGGTCGCCCATTTGTGGCCAATCCAGATCTCGTATCACGCCTACAAAACGGCAGCGAACTATCAGAACTCGATGGCGCGACCCTATTCGGCGGCAACGAAAAAGGTTATATCGATTATCCAGCGTTGTAG
- a CDS encoding HNH endonuclease: MFNVGQVYNRRADIHGHYKGQQYGGIATPTAHPYVFIFTSDAGEEFGYADGFSADGTFRYTGEGQEGDMKMVKGNLAIFEHKKNLKEILLFESVSTGFVRFVGVCNYICHHIEQRPDKNDQLRDAIVFHLDIVPQSIGNIIQTPKASYLTKPTKSKSLKQLRDIALASTPHQADTKEQLTHVKYRSEAIKLYAKKRANGICEGCGVPSPFEAKSGPYLEVHHLTRLADGGADCPENVIALCPTCHRKAHYSVNSVDFNSQLIEKALKIEENLL; encoded by the coding sequence TTGTTCAACGTAGGACAGGTTTACAATCGACGCGCAGATATACACGGTCATTACAAAGGTCAGCAATATGGTGGTATTGCTACGCCGACTGCTCACCCATATGTATTTATCTTCACTAGCGATGCAGGAGAAGAATTTGGCTACGCTGATGGTTTTAGTGCAGACGGCACTTTCCGATATACAGGAGAAGGACAAGAAGGTGATATGAAAATGGTTAAAGGAAACTTGGCCATCTTTGAACACAAAAAAAACCTCAAAGAGATACTCTTATTTGAATCTGTCTCAACTGGTTTTGTAAGATTCGTCGGTGTATGCAACTACATCTGTCATCACATCGAGCAACGCCCAGACAAGAATGACCAACTCCGTGATGCAATAGTTTTCCATCTAGATATCGTCCCGCAAAGTATCGGAAACATCATTCAAACTCCAAAAGCTTCATATCTTACTAAGCCGACTAAAAGTAAGTCTCTGAAGCAATTACGAGACATTGCTTTAGCTTCAACGCCACACCAAGCAGATACAAAAGAACAACTTACGCATGTGAAGTACCGCAGTGAAGCAATTAAGCTCTACGCAAAGAAACGAGCAAATGGGATTTGTGAAGGTTGTGGAGTACCCTCGCCTTTTGAGGCTAAGTCAGGTCCCTACCTCGAAGTTCATCACCTTACACGGTTAGCTGATGGTGGGGCTGATTGTCCTGAAAATGTAATCGCACTCTGTCCGACTTGCCATCGTAAAGCGCACTACTCTGTGAATTCCGTCGATTTCAACTCACAACTCATCGAGAAAGCGCTAAAGATTGAAGAGAACCTGCTATAA
- the rlmJ gene encoding 23S rRNA (adenine(2030)-N(6))-methyltransferase RlmJ, which produces MEYRHQCHVGDHGDALKHPVLSALVKSLMQQHSRLNVIDTHSGTGCYDLTTAPSNHAGEFAEGVGYLWRNKAYLPESFSSFMSVLEYYNPNQLITLYPGSAAITYQQGRSQDSFYFSDIQQDEADLLQANIEKLQRDLDVSSKLTITAGDGLKALPDDVAKHDNHHLIVIDPPYETDAEYLAVIDALVKAYQQSEKVSALIWYPLYTDDKSSLILNHCVTAVKDGLLPSPIKSELRLRDPKGDDRLIGSGLLLFNPPQGIAGTVADTLDYLHRQLATNGEGYWQMRSL; this is translated from the coding sequence ATGGAATATCGACATCAATGTCATGTAGGCGATCATGGGGATGCACTCAAGCATCCAGTATTGAGTGCACTTGTTAAATCATTAATGCAGCAACACTCACGCCTCAATGTTATCGACACACACTCAGGCACAGGATGTTACGACCTGACCACTGCACCAAGTAATCACGCGGGCGAGTTTGCCGAAGGGGTTGGGTACTTATGGCGAAATAAGGCTTACTTGCCAGAGTCATTTTCTTCTTTTATGTCGGTGCTGGAATACTACAACCCTAATCAACTTATCACGCTGTATCCTGGCTCGGCTGCCATTACCTATCAACAAGGCCGCAGCCAAGATAGCTTCTATTTTTCAGATATTCAGCAAGATGAAGCCGATTTATTGCAAGCCAATATTGAGAAGTTGCAACGCGATCTTGATGTCTCAAGCAAGCTCACTATTACTGCGGGTGACGGGCTTAAAGCGCTACCAGATGATGTGGCAAAACACGATAATCATCATCTGATTGTTATCGACCCACCCTATGAAACCGATGCTGAATATCTCGCAGTGATTGATGCTTTGGTTAAGGCGTATCAGCAGTCGGAGAAAGTGTCTGCTCTGATTTGGTACCCGCTCTACACGGATGATAAGAGCTCGCTTATTCTCAATCATTGCGTGACAGCAGTGAAAGATGGCTTGCTACCAAGCCCAATTAAGTCGGAGCTTCGACTTCGCGATCCTAAAGGGGATGACCGCTTAATCGGCAGCGGTTTGTTGTTATTCAACCCACCACAAGGCATTGCAGGAACGGTCGCGGATACGCTCGATTACTTACACCGTCAACTCGCAACTAATGGTGAAGGTTATTGGCAAATGAGAAGTCTATAG
- the secF gene encoding protein translocase subunit SecF — protein MSISNMTNSNSNISDRYISDKNMTRLRKVMSVISIVLFMSSVMLVAVKGFNWGLDFTGGVVAEVQFSDQVTKDVLKTKLDAAFQQDVQVVGMAEQDRWTLRYSQLTDAPQPNLVDVLSSVSDQVQVLNSSVVGPQVGQDMVDQGGLAVLVCFLMIMLYLSVRFEWRLALGALAAIIYDVTLILGLFAFTQFEFNLTVLAAVLAILGYSLNDSIIIADRVREMLRGNPNGDTDNLLNESVKATFSRTMVTSGTTLITVSALWLLGGAALQGFAIALVVGIVSGTWSSVSVGITLPKLLGLQPCHYQVKPVVEVEGEYP, from the coding sequence ATGAGTATTTCAAATATGACTAATTCAAACAGCAATATTTCAGACCGCTATATTTCAGATAAAAACATGACTCGTCTTCGTAAGGTGATGTCTGTGATTTCCATTGTGCTGTTCATGAGCTCTGTGATGCTGGTGGCAGTGAAAGGGTTCAACTGGGGGTTAGACTTTACAGGCGGTGTGGTTGCCGAGGTTCAATTCTCTGATCAAGTCACTAAAGATGTATTAAAAACAAAACTTGATGCCGCTTTCCAACAAGACGTGCAAGTGGTTGGTATGGCAGAACAAGACCGCTGGACACTGCGTTACAGCCAATTGACGGATGCACCTCAGCCTAACCTAGTGGATGTTTTGTCATCGGTGAGCGACCAAGTACAAGTGCTTAACAGCAGCGTGGTTGGCCCTCAAGTGGGTCAAGACATGGTTGACCAAGGTGGCTTGGCGGTATTGGTGTGTTTCTTAATGATCATGCTGTATCTGAGTGTTCGATTTGAATGGCGCTTGGCACTAGGTGCGCTTGCCGCGATAATCTATGACGTAACGCTTATCTTGGGGCTGTTCGCTTTTACTCAGTTTGAGTTCAACCTGACCGTATTGGCAGCGGTGTTGGCGATTTTGGGTTATTCATTGAATGACTCTATCATCATTGCCGACCGTGTACGTGAAATGCTGCGTGGTAATCCAAACGGTGATACAGATAACCTGCTTAACGAATCAGTTAAAGCGACGTTCTCACGCACCATGGTGACTTCAGGTACAACGCTAATCACTGTATCAGCGCTTTGGCTACTTGGTGGCGCGGCACTGCAAGGGTTCGCTATTGCACTGGTTGTCGGTATTGTCAGCGGTACGTGGTCTTCAGTTTCTGTCGGCATCACACTGCCTAAGTTACTTGGCCTACAGCCTTGTCACTACCAAGTTAAGCCAGTAGTCGAAGTTGAGGGCGAATACCCTTAG
- the secD gene encoding protein translocase subunit SecD has protein sequence MTVKKRIPRKQINHYSKWKYVVLIATIIIMILSALPSWFGEDASVQISNRSEQTIDATQVTQYLASEGIQAKSAFQKDKRLVVILEDAEQQAKAKEVLNERFLDNATVALAMEPAAPKWLTDMGFAPIQLGLDLRGGVQFLLEVDMEPVYHAQAQSVVDEITSEVRYARGEVVNNQVKFNFRTDADFEKAQKLIREEFPQWLRDRSDKSLTLTQSEEEQRTLRNLTVQQNLQIMRSRIEELGITEASIQRQGESRIRIELPGVQDPAAAKDVIGATASLAFYSVYDNATRNTQTLKDSDGNRVVVDRKAVLSGEHIIDARSGIGEMGSAEVNITLDSSGGKKMSEFSRHNIGKPMATVYSEYSRDRAGNSKQTSEVISVANIQSQLGSRFRITGAGSMAEAQELALLLRAGSLTAPVTIIEERTIGPSLGAENVTNGFAALALGLGLTLTFMALWYRRLGWVANGALIVNMTTLFGLIALLPGAVLTLPGIAGLVLTVGMAVDTNVLIFERIRDKMKEGRSFASSIDRGFDSAFSSIFDANVTTMIVAVALYTIGNGPIQGFALTLGLGLLTSMFTGIFASRAIINLVWGRDQRHDVRI, from the coding sequence TTGACTGTGAAAAAACGCATTCCAAGAAAACAAATTAACCACTACTCAAAGTGGAAATACGTGGTGCTTATCGCCACCATCATCATCATGATTCTGAGTGCTTTGCCTTCTTGGTTTGGCGAGGACGCCTCGGTTCAAATCAGTAACCGCTCTGAGCAGACCATCGACGCCACTCAAGTGACGCAATACCTTGCTAGCGAGGGCATTCAAGCCAAATCAGCCTTTCAAAAAGACAAACGTTTAGTGGTGATCTTAGAAGATGCTGAGCAACAAGCGAAAGCCAAAGAAGTGCTTAACGAGCGCTTCCTCGACAACGCGACCGTTGCTCTTGCTATGGAGCCAGCAGCACCAAAATGGCTGACTGATATGGGCTTCGCGCCGATTCAGTTAGGCCTTGATTTACGTGGTGGTGTGCAGTTCTTACTCGAAGTCGACATGGAGCCGGTTTACCACGCACAAGCTCAATCTGTGGTCGACGAGATTACTAGCGAAGTGCGTTATGCCCGTGGTGAAGTGGTGAACAACCAAGTTAAGTTTAACTTCCGCACAGACGCTGATTTCGAAAAAGCCCAAAAGCTGATTCGTGAAGAGTTCCCACAATGGCTACGTGACCGTTCAGATAAATCACTGACGTTAACTCAGTCTGAAGAAGAACAAAGAACGCTACGTAACCTAACGGTTCAACAAAACCTGCAAATCATGCGTAGCCGTATTGAAGAACTCGGCATCACTGAAGCATCGATTCAACGTCAAGGTGAAAGCCGAATCCGTATCGAATTGCCGGGAGTACAAGACCCTGCAGCGGCGAAAGACGTGATTGGTGCAACGGCATCATTGGCGTTCTACTCTGTTTACGATAATGCGACTCGCAATACTCAAACTCTGAAAGATTCAGACGGCAACCGTGTGGTTGTAGACCGCAAAGCAGTACTGAGTGGAGAGCATATTATCGATGCTCGCAGTGGCATTGGTGAGATGGGCAGCGCAGAAGTAAACATTACCCTAGATTCTTCTGGTGGTAAGAAAATGTCTGAGTTCTCTCGTCATAACATCGGTAAGCCAATGGCAACCGTGTACAGCGAATATAGCCGTGACAGAGCAGGCAACAGCAAGCAAACCAGCGAAGTCATCAGTGTGGCGAACATCCAGTCTCAACTGGGTAGCCGTTTCAGAATTACAGGTGCAGGCAGCATGGCGGAAGCACAAGAGCTTGCTCTACTGCTGCGTGCAGGTTCATTAACAGCGCCTGTTACTATCATTGAAGAGCGTACCATTGGCCCGTCTCTGGGTGCTGAGAACGTAACTAATGGCTTTGCTGCGTTGGCGCTGGGCCTCGGTCTTACTCTCACGTTTATGGCGCTATGGTATCGCCGCCTTGGTTGGGTCGCGAACGGTGCGTTGATCGTTAACATGACCACATTGTTTGGTTTGATTGCGCTGCTACCGGGTGCGGTATTAACTCTGCCAGGTATTGCTGGCTTGGTACTGACTGTCGGTATGGCGGTGGATACCAACGTGCTTATCTTCGAGCGTATTCGAGACAAGATGAAAGAAGGACGAAGTTTTGCTAGCTCTATCGATCGTGGTTTCGATAGCGCCTTCTCGTCAATTTTCGATGCTAACGTCACCACCATGATCGTTGCTGTGGCTCTGTACACCATTGGTAATGGGCCGATTCAGGGCTTCGCTCTGACACTGGGCTTAGGTCTTCTAACCAGTATGTTTACGGGCATTTTTGCTTCACGAGCAATCATCAATTTGGTTTGGGGGCGTGACCAACGCCACGATGTAAGGATTTAA